From one Paenibacillus terrae HPL-003 genomic stretch:
- a CDS encoding nucleotide sugar dehydrogenase, whose amino-acid sequence MKEVGILQLMEKICKGTVKVAVIGLGYVGLPMAVEMARAGYDVYGVDSDPTKVAKLLQGQSYIIDIGDDALEGLIGQRLHPVTDIKVLEHSDIVVICVPTPLTDDHQPDTTYIEAAVDQAIPHLRKQTLLILESTTYPGTTEELIRPVIEQRRDWTVGQDFYVCFSPERVDPGSVHFNIRNTPKVIGGCTPDCLAAGVAFYGSFLDQMVPVSSTTVAEAAKLFENTFRSVNIGMVNELTAACEKIGINIWEVLDAAATKPFGYMPFYPGPGIGGHCIPVDPLYLSWKSEQHGFPLEFVDLADRMNRRMPLYIAERIETLLAQEGKAVNKAEIVLAGVAYKKDIDDVRESPALVLFEHLKDMGASVSFTDPYVKSFKLNGEVIQSSAANTRLWESADIVVITTDHSALDYQQLVDHAPLVFDTRNATVHCTGGHVVILGHPVTGGGAAVG is encoded by the coding sequence ATGAAAGAGGTGGGTATTTTGCAACTTATGGAAAAAATATGCAAAGGAACGGTAAAGGTTGCGGTGATCGGCCTCGGATACGTGGGACTGCCGATGGCTGTGGAAATGGCACGAGCTGGTTATGACGTGTATGGTGTGGATTCCGATCCGACCAAAGTAGCCAAGCTGCTTCAAGGACAATCGTACATCATAGATATTGGCGATGATGCATTGGAGGGGCTGATCGGGCAGCGATTGCATCCGGTTACGGATATCAAGGTGCTGGAGCATTCGGATATCGTCGTCATCTGCGTGCCTACGCCACTGACGGATGACCATCAGCCGGATACGACCTATATAGAAGCGGCTGTCGACCAGGCTATCCCCCATTTACGTAAACAGACGCTGCTGATTTTGGAAAGCACCACGTATCCGGGAACGACGGAGGAACTGATCCGCCCGGTGATTGAACAGCGCAGGGACTGGACGGTAGGTCAGGATTTTTACGTGTGTTTTTCACCGGAGCGTGTCGATCCGGGCAGTGTTCATTTTAACATTCGGAACACGCCCAAGGTGATCGGTGGCTGTACACCGGACTGCCTGGCAGCAGGAGTAGCTTTTTACGGCTCCTTTCTGGATCAAATGGTTCCGGTCAGCTCGACAACAGTCGCAGAAGCCGCGAAGCTGTTCGAGAATACGTTCCGCAGTGTCAACATCGGGATGGTCAATGAGCTGACAGCGGCCTGTGAGAAAATCGGCATCAACATATGGGAGGTGCTGGATGCGGCAGCGACGAAGCCCTTCGGCTATATGCCGTTCTATCCGGGGCCTGGCATCGGGGGTCATTGCATTCCCGTCGACCCGTTGTATTTGTCATGGAAATCCGAGCAGCATGGGTTTCCGCTGGAGTTTGTGGATTTGGCAGACCGTATGAATCGGCGTATGCCGCTGTATATTGCGGAGCGAATTGAAACCCTGCTCGCCCAGGAAGGTAAAGCCGTGAACAAGGCCGAGATCGTTCTGGCGGGCGTAGCCTACAAAAAAGACATAGATGATGTTCGGGAATCCCCTGCTCTTGTCCTGTTTGAGCATTTAAAGGACATGGGCGCTTCGGTGAGCTTCACCGACCCGTATGTAAAGAGCTTTAAGCTGAACGGCGAGGTCATCCAATCTAGTGCGGCGAATACCCGGCTGTGGGAAAGTGCAGATATCGTCGTGATCACGACGGATCATTCTGCCCTGGATTACCAGCAGTTAGTCGACCATGCCCCGCTGGTGTTCGATACACGTAATGCAACGGTGCATTGCACAGGCGGGCATGTCGTGATACTGGGGCATCCCGTTACTGGAGGGGGCGCCGCTGTTGGCTAA
- a CDS encoding polysaccharide biosynthesis protein, which yields MFKGKKLLVTGGTGSWGQRLTAELLKEGPAEIRIFSRGEFAQIAMQRQFQSDPRLNFVIGDIRDLQALQEACRGMDYVFHLAALKHVPVCERQPEEAFKTNVHGTQNVIRASIEQGVAKVIDVSTDKAVDPVNVYGMTKAIGERLMIRANDLSERTRFVCIRGGNVLGTSGSVVPLFKRQIAEGQDLTLTSPDMTRFFLTLGEAIGLLLKASVTAIGGETLVMKMKGCNIADLAEVMKEQAGQQALKLKEIGIRGGEKLHEVLISPYEVPHTYRYDDRYFVILPQQADKRLLRQYGGLERVSFNQYRSDDELMDRAGIAELLQGME from the coding sequence TTGTTCAAAGGAAAAAAACTGCTGGTGACCGGAGGAACGGGATCTTGGGGGCAACGCCTAACGGCGGAATTACTCAAGGAAGGACCAGCGGAAATTCGTATTTTTTCACGCGGTGAATTTGCACAGATTGCTATGCAGCGTCAATTCCAGTCTGATCCCCGGCTGAATTTTGTTATAGGTGATATTCGGGATCTTCAGGCATTACAAGAGGCATGTCGAGGGATGGATTATGTGTTCCATCTGGCGGCGTTGAAGCATGTCCCCGTGTGCGAGAGACAGCCAGAAGAGGCTTTCAAGACGAACGTACACGGTACACAAAATGTAATCCGGGCCAGCATTGAGCAGGGAGTCGCCAAGGTTATTGACGTCTCTACAGACAAGGCAGTAGACCCGGTGAATGTATATGGCATGACGAAGGCGATTGGCGAAAGGCTGATGATTCGTGCCAACGATCTGAGTGAGCGCACTCGTTTTGTGTGTATTCGCGGCGGCAATGTGCTGGGTACGAGCGGAAGTGTTGTGCCGCTGTTCAAGCGCCAGATTGCGGAAGGGCAGGATTTGACGCTGACGAGTCCTGATATGACCCGCTTTTTCCTCACGCTTGGAGAGGCTATTGGCTTGCTGCTGAAGGCTTCTGTAACAGCGATTGGTGGAGAGACACTGGTTATGAAAATGAAGGGCTGCAACATTGCAGATCTGGCGGAAGTAATGAAGGAGCAGGCAGGTCAGCAAGCCCTAAAGTTGAAGGAAATCGGCATACGCGGTGGGGAAAAGCTACACGAAGTGCTGATTTCACCTTATGAGGTGCCGCACACATACCGCTATGATGATCGTTATTTTGTCATTCTCCCACAGCAAGCAGACAAGCGATTACTGCGCCAATATGGCGGGCTGGAGAGGGTGAGCTTTAACCAATACCGCTCGGACGATGAGCTAATGGACCGCGCAGGCATTGCTGAGCTATTGCAAGGTATGGAGTAA
- a CDS encoding glycosyltransferase family A protein yields the protein MNRKIVIEINFNNYGMNPNRLTREWISERLDVFRTFTLRSLLNQTNADFLSVIKLAGGCSDIIEDELAKREPIPGHIRFGTSIESKRRIHAYIEGADELLIARIDSDDLYHQSFVQQLHDYKFLPDTVALVNQMGYLWDAVEGQMASVFHRSPSFYVFRYQATDFLDDYRIVIPGKGTHGYVTDLPHEVIPLRNYVNVIHAANTSVKKVPAKDRLTVDDMNAVLAEFLGTGTANS from the coding sequence ATGAATCGCAAGATTGTCATTGAGATTAACTTTAATAACTACGGGATGAATCCCAATCGGCTGACACGGGAGTGGATCAGCGAGCGGCTGGATGTATTCAGAACCTTTACGCTACGCAGCTTGCTCAATCAGACGAATGCGGATTTCTTGTCTGTCATCAAGCTGGCGGGAGGATGCAGTGACATCATAGAGGATGAATTAGCCAAGCGTGAGCCGATTCCTGGTCATATCCGTTTTGGCACGAGCATCGAAAGCAAGCGTCGTATCCATGCGTATATCGAAGGCGCGGACGAACTGCTCATTGCGCGAATTGATTCCGACGATTTGTATCATCAATCGTTTGTACAACAGTTGCATGATTACAAATTTCTGCCAGATACGGTCGCGTTGGTGAACCAGATGGGTTACCTGTGGGACGCGGTAGAAGGTCAGATGGCGTCGGTATTTCACCGTTCGCCCTCCTTTTATGTGTTCCGCTATCAAGCGACGGACTTTCTGGATGATTACCGTATTGTCATTCCCGGCAAGGGTACGCATGGATATGTAACGGACCTACCACATGAGGTCATTCCGCTTCGCAACTATGTGAACGTCATTCACGCCGCCAATACCTCAGTAAAAAAAGTGCCAGCGAAGGATCGACTGACAGTGGATGACATGAATGCTGTGCTGGCTGAATTTCTGGGGACGGGCACTGCCAATTCGTAA
- a CDS encoding GT-D fold domain-containing glycosyltransferase, with translation MTKPKYLEIDEVLNHLKLALDQQQPFSLIRIGDGENLILSQDTVWPMEKVLQERWAIKANLGQKGLFLPNTELRDAVAEAVRKANIAGILPYDDESIKAPSYMKRELTDQVLNHYGLSPVLTCHACLNRYLAEAPAFWDMLKNRRILLVTRTAAEVKSVLEAEPYQLHIPHTLAFHQYEQMDETLQWITAHKDNFDIALFSCGVNAVVLAQKTAELTGKVGIDFGKAINIVMFGKAN, from the coding sequence ATGACTAAGCCAAAGTATCTGGAGATCGACGAGGTACTGAATCACCTGAAACTGGCACTGGATCAACAGCAGCCCTTCTCGCTCATTCGTATCGGGGATGGTGAAAATTTGATTTTGTCTCAGGATACCGTCTGGCCGATGGAAAAGGTGTTGCAGGAACGATGGGCGATCAAAGCCAATCTCGGACAAAAGGGACTGTTTCTGCCGAATACGGAATTGCGAGATGCGGTGGCCGAGGCGGTACGCAAAGCCAACATTGCTGGCATCCTGCCTTACGATGACGAATCTATCAAAGCACCATCCTATATGAAGCGAGAGCTGACAGACCAAGTTTTGAACCACTACGGCCTTTCACCCGTGCTGACCTGCCATGCCTGCCTAAACCGGTATTTGGCTGAGGCACCCGCTTTCTGGGACATGCTGAAAAATCGGCGCATACTGCTCGTCACCCGAACAGCCGCCGAAGTGAAGTCTGTCCTTGAAGCTGAGCCGTATCAACTGCATATCCCGCACACGCTTGCATTTCATCAATATGAACAAATGGATGAAACGCTCCAGTGGATCACAGCGCATAAAGATAACTTTGATATTGCGCTATTCTCCTGCGGGGTCAATGCGGTCGTACTGGCACAAAAAACCGCAGAACTAACCGGCAAAGTAGGGATAGACTTCGGCAAGGCGATTAACATCGTGATGTTCGGCAAAGCAAATTAA
- a CDS encoding SGNH/GDSL hydrolase family protein: MTHNKKLKTYPLTKAKHVKVHGRTTQTLTPLTLFWTGSGIEMNTKGSELWIEIEADYQVYEHWISIVINGAPMSRLMVTAGRHWICLLRGMNPDTVKNVRVVKDVQPMSSDSRCLLQIHALKVDGELLPVTDKPHKVEFIGDSITSGEGTIGAREETDWIPMLFTALHNYTAITAEALNADYRVLSQSGWGVLTSWDNNPHANIPAYYEQICGVLTGERNEALGAFSDHDFSSWQPDVVVVNLGSNDGGAFYSPAWTDPASGKVYKQRLNEDGTFNEEDLQAFENATEDFLAKLRTCNPATHIVWAYGMLGTPMMPAIYRAVDAYKKRTRDRNVSVFQLPNTTEETLGSRSHPGLLAHTKAANELTGYLRDILKN, from the coding sequence ATGACACATAACAAGAAATTGAAGACATATCCACTTACAAAAGCTAAGCATGTAAAGGTTCATGGTCGAACTACGCAAACACTTACACCACTAACTCTGTTTTGGACAGGCAGCGGCATTGAAATGAATACCAAGGGCTCGGAGCTGTGGATTGAAATTGAGGCCGATTACCAGGTGTATGAGCACTGGATCAGTATTGTCATCAACGGTGCCCCGATGAGTCGCCTGATGGTGACCGCAGGACGGCATTGGATCTGTCTTTTGAGAGGTATGAACCCTGACACGGTCAAAAATGTCCGTGTGGTCAAGGATGTCCAGCCTATGAGCTCGGACTCGCGCTGCTTGTTGCAAATTCATGCCTTGAAGGTTGACGGAGAATTGCTGCCTGTCACAGATAAGCCCCACAAGGTGGAATTTATTGGTGACAGCATTACCTCGGGAGAAGGAACGATTGGAGCAAGGGAGGAGACAGACTGGATTCCCATGTTGTTCACGGCACTACATAATTATACAGCCATAACAGCCGAAGCACTAAATGCCGATTACCGAGTATTGTCACAAAGCGGATGGGGTGTCCTAACGAGTTGGGATAATAATCCGCATGCGAACATACCAGCATACTATGAGCAGATATGTGGTGTGCTTACCGGAGAAAGAAATGAAGCATTAGGGGCATTTTCCGATCATGATTTTAGCTCATGGCAGCCAGATGTGGTCGTGGTGAATTTGGGGAGTAATGACGGGGGAGCCTTTTATTCTCCTGCATGGACGGACCCAGCAAGCGGGAAAGTGTACAAGCAACGCTTGAACGAGGACGGCACATTCAATGAAGAAGATTTACAAGCTTTTGAAAACGCTACCGAAGATTTCCTTGCTAAACTTCGGACCTGTAATCCTGCTACCCATATTGTATGGGCCTATGGGATGCTTGGTACTCCGATGATGCCAGCGATCTACCGGGCGGTAGACGCGTACAAGAAAAGAACGAGGGATCGGAATGTGTCCGTGTTCCAACTGCCTAACACAACGGAAGAAACGTTAGGGTCTCGCAGCCATCCAGGGCTTCTCGCCCATACCAAAGCGGCAAATGAGTTGACGGGGTATTTGCGAGACATTTTAAAGAATTAG
- a CDS encoding methyl-accepting chemotaxis protein, which translates to MKQLKRLKNLTLRKKLTAAFLLVMLVPSIIVSSFSYQAAYDQTDRQLLDSATASVTSSDRAITQSIQAKIADIEYYSTTITASDNSAEADEAILTKLQVYLKMHAEALDMFVGTPEGKLIIGKATGSTNDPRERPWYKQAMEKPGQTVISPVGLNTAKVAVVYISRTLPDNSGVLGLSLNLNNLQEITKFKVGQNGYVMILDGTKHIVTHPTEVSGSTKLGEMLTQLYASKEGSFNYELDGVSKNLIFKTNALTGWKIAGTMDKSETSASAKPILITTIVVLVISAIIIGVLALWLISSILKPIQRLRNSMDAISQGNLSINVATTSKDEIGELSRYFQQMVDNLRNMIKEIQAMTGNLSASSQELAAGAEQTTRAIEHVTVAIQDVAAGSERQANSAKENQDRVSGMSTDIAAMTEAMTEMTTFSSQAIQASDAGSEHIGNSVVSIDGIRTTVEELDTIIGALSERSGRIGTIVTVITEIASQTNLLALNASIEAARAGEHGKGFAVVATEVRKLAENSAHSAQQIREQIQGIQSGVSEALTAMESAKERVSEGINSVDLSGRSFSRIRRAIVKSAKQLDNVAASTAGVADGTNAVVGSMEEITRIAEEAASHTETVSAAAEEQLASMEEIGSSAADLTRLAEQLQHLLTQFQLDETNDPSDR; encoded by the coding sequence ATGAAACAACTGAAACGACTGAAAAATTTAACATTACGCAAAAAATTGACAGCAGCATTCCTGCTGGTCATGCTAGTTCCTAGCATTATTGTCAGCTCGTTTTCTTATCAGGCAGCATATGACCAAACGGATCGTCAATTACTCGACAGTGCAACAGCCAGCGTTACTTCATCCGATCGCGCAATTACCCAAAGCATTCAAGCCAAAATCGCGGATATCGAATATTACTCTACTACGATAACCGCTAGTGATAACAGTGCAGAAGCAGATGAAGCTATTCTAACAAAGCTGCAAGTCTATTTGAAAATGCATGCGGAAGCCCTCGATATGTTCGTAGGAACTCCGGAAGGAAAACTTATCATTGGCAAAGCCACAGGCTCCACAAACGATCCTCGTGAGCGTCCTTGGTACAAACAGGCCATGGAGAAACCAGGGCAAACCGTAATCAGTCCTGTCGGACTCAATACGGCTAAGGTCGCTGTTGTGTATATTTCACGTACGCTTCCTGACAATAGCGGTGTTCTCGGTCTTTCCCTGAACCTGAATAATTTACAAGAAATCACAAAATTTAAAGTCGGACAAAATGGTTATGTCATGATATTAGATGGCACCAAACATATCGTTACGCACCCGACAGAAGTCAGCGGCAGTACGAAATTAGGAGAAATGTTGACCCAATTGTATGCCTCCAAGGAAGGCAGCTTTAATTACGAACTGGATGGCGTATCCAAAAACCTGATTTTTAAAACCAACGCCCTGACAGGCTGGAAAATTGCTGGAACGATGGACAAGTCGGAAACGAGCGCCTCCGCCAAGCCGATCCTCATCACGACCATCGTGGTGCTGGTCATTTCAGCTATCATTATCGGTGTGCTGGCGCTGTGGCTAATCAGCAGTATACTCAAGCCGATCCAAAGATTGCGTAATTCCATGGATGCCATCAGCCAAGGCAATCTTTCCATTAATGTGGCTACGACCAGCAAGGATGAAATCGGCGAATTATCGAGATATTTTCAGCAAATGGTAGATAATCTGCGTAACATGATCAAAGAAATTCAAGCCATGACAGGCAATCTGTCGGCCTCCTCGCAAGAGCTCGCCGCAGGTGCAGAACAAACAACTCGCGCGATCGAGCATGTGACCGTAGCCATTCAGGATGTGGCCGCAGGCAGCGAGAGACAAGCCAACAGCGCCAAAGAAAATCAGGATCGTGTGTCAGGCATGTCAACAGATATCGCGGCCATGACTGAGGCCATGACTGAAATGACCACTTTCTCTTCCCAGGCCATTCAGGCGTCGGATGCAGGCAGTGAACATATTGGCAACAGTGTCGTCTCCATTGACGGCATTCGCACTACAGTGGAAGAGCTGGATACGATTATCGGCGCATTGAGTGAGCGATCTGGACGGATCGGGACCATTGTTACGGTCATTACCGAAATCGCCAGCCAGACCAACCTGCTCGCCCTGAACGCCTCTATTGAAGCAGCACGCGCCGGAGAGCATGGTAAAGGCTTTGCAGTCGTAGCGACTGAAGTCCGCAAGCTGGCGGAAAACTCAGCTCATTCGGCACAACAAATCCGTGAGCAGATTCAAGGGATTCAAAGCGGCGTATCCGAGGCCCTGACCGCGATGGAATCTGCCAAAGAACGCGTAAGCGAAGGCATCAATTCGGTTGACCTGTCCGGCCGCTCTTTCTCCCGTATCCGTAGAGCGATCGTTAAATCGGCGAAGCAGCTTGACAACGTAGCAGCCTCTACAGCCGGAGTAGCAGATGGAACGAATGCAGTGGTCGGCAGCATGGAGGAAATTACACGTATTGCCGAAGAAGCAGCATCCCATACCGAGACGGTATCCGCAGCCGCAGAGGAACAACTCGCCTCCATGGAAGAGATCGGTTCGTCTGCCGCAGATCTGACCCGTCTGGCAGAACAGCTTCAACATTTGCTGACGCAATTCCAATTGGATGAAACAAATGACCCTTCCGACCGATAA
- a CDS encoding YjfB family protein, protein MDIAALSTGMSQASLAQAVSVKVLGMAKDQAGEQGQALIQMMEKSVQPHLGGQLDLRV, encoded by the coding sequence ATGGATATCGCAGCATTATCAACCGGTATGAGCCAGGCCAGCTTGGCCCAAGCCGTGAGCGTGAAAGTGTTGGGCATGGCCAAGGATCAAGCTGGTGAACAGGGACAAGCACTGATACAGATGATGGAAAAAAGCGTACAACCACATCTCGGGGGTCAACTGGACCTTCGAGTGTAG
- a CDS encoding dipeptidase: MSYSAYFEKVREQQLDELKEWLSIPSISALSEHKADINQAANWLAAKLTSAGLENVEIIPTQGHPLVYADYLHAPGKPTILVYGHYDVQPVDPLHLWETPPFEPSVRDGKLYARGATDDKGQVFLHIKAVEAILKQEGKLPLNIKFCIEGEEEVSSPNLLEFLQTGADRLAADAVLVSDTSLIEKGKPAICTGLRGLCSLEVAIHTANTDLHSGSFGGGVPNALHALVSLLATLHDDKGRVSIDGFYDDVAPLSTEMRAEFVKQDFNESKLQKDLALDSLYGEEGFSFVERVGARPTLELNGVYGGFQGEGTKTVIPKEAHAKITCRLVANQNPQDILDKVERHLRAHVPTGATLSIQQGEKANAFNIDPSHAFLQAAADAFEKVYGVRALFTKDGGSIPIVETFSRVLTAPVVLMGFGLPDENLHAPNEHFNLENFDKGLLTIVEFLKSV, encoded by the coding sequence ATGAGTTATTCCGCATATTTCGAAAAAGTCAGAGAGCAGCAGCTTGATGAGCTGAAGGAATGGTTGTCCATTCCGAGTATTTCCGCATTATCCGAGCACAAAGCCGACATTAATCAAGCTGCCAATTGGCTTGCCGCCAAACTGACGTCTGCCGGGCTAGAGAACGTTGAAATTATTCCAACCCAAGGCCATCCACTGGTGTACGCGGATTATCTGCACGCCCCTGGTAAACCGACGATTCTCGTTTACGGTCACTATGATGTACAGCCTGTCGACCCGCTTCACCTGTGGGAAACTCCACCGTTCGAGCCGTCGGTCCGTGACGGAAAACTGTATGCGCGCGGAGCTACAGATGATAAGGGTCAGGTGTTCTTGCACATTAAGGCGGTCGAAGCCATTTTGAAGCAGGAAGGCAAGCTGCCGCTGAACATCAAATTTTGTATCGAAGGCGAGGAAGAAGTGTCCAGCCCGAACCTGCTTGAATTTTTGCAAACAGGCGCAGACCGCCTGGCTGCCGACGCTGTACTGGTATCCGACACCTCCCTGATCGAAAAAGGCAAGCCTGCAATTTGCACAGGTCTGCGCGGATTGTGCTCACTGGAAGTTGCGATCCACACCGCCAATACGGATCTGCATTCCGGCTCCTTTGGCGGCGGTGTGCCGAACGCGTTGCACGCTCTGGTGTCCTTGCTGGCAACGCTGCATGATGACAAGGGACGCGTCAGCATTGACGGCTTCTACGACGATGTTGCACCGCTATCGACGGAGATGAGAGCAGAGTTCGTGAAGCAAGATTTTAATGAGAGCAAGCTGCAAAAGGATCTTGCGCTTGATTCCCTCTACGGCGAAGAAGGATTCAGCTTCGTCGAGCGTGTTGGGGCACGTCCAACGCTGGAGCTGAACGGCGTGTATGGCGGCTTCCAGGGCGAAGGCACGAAGACGGTCATTCCGAAGGAAGCTCACGCCAAAATTACGTGCCGCTTGGTTGCCAACCAGAATCCACAGGACATTCTGGACAAAGTCGAGCGCCATCTGCGCGCGCATGTTCCGACAGGTGCCACGCTGAGCATCCAGCAGGGCGAAAAAGCAAACGCGTTTAACATCGACCCGTCACACGCTTTTCTGCAAGCAGCGGCGGATGCTTTTGAGAAGGTATACGGTGTACGTGCCCTGTTTACCAAGGACGGCGGCTCCATCCCAATCGTGGAAACCTTCTCCCGTGTGCTAACTGCACCCGTCGTATTGATGGGCTTCGGCTTGCCGGATGAGAACTTGCATGCGCCGAACGAGCATTTTAATTTGGAAAATTTCGATAAGGGTCTGCTGACCATTGTGGAGTTTTTGAAATCTGTGTAA
- a CDS encoding IclR family transcriptional regulator translates to MIIVEIKPMFTHHIFGGIDLTEKSPRLIQSIKRAVDIINCFDSIHVHLSLSEISEKLNLNISTVYGIINTLCAYSYIDKNPSNGKYKLGLEFLQKANLVSESLDLREIGHPYLTQLTKMYHETSHLYVYQNQQIFCVDKVESPDSYFIISSRAGSKLPMHASASGKVFLANMTEAEFKDVLQRYKFTKLTDHTIIDKKDLLQNLQLIREQGFGVEDQEIEMGAYSIAVPVKDAKSEIVGTISMIGSLARMKEKEDRILSDLMEAAKTISAQFGYHWKA, encoded by the coding sequence ATGATTATTGTGGAAATAAAACCGATGTTTACGCATCATATTTTTGGGGGTATTGACTTGACTGAAAAAAGTCCGCGCTTGATCCAATCCATTAAACGAGCTGTTGATATTATTAACTGTTTTGATTCTATCCATGTTCATCTATCTCTTAGCGAAATCAGTGAAAAACTGAATTTGAATATCAGTACCGTATATGGAATTATCAATACCTTATGTGCGTATTCCTACATTGATAAAAATCCGAGCAACGGCAAGTACAAGCTGGGACTGGAGTTTTTACAAAAAGCCAATCTCGTTTCCGAAAGCCTTGATCTCAGGGAAATCGGGCATCCCTACCTGACCCAGCTCACTAAAATGTATCACGAAACATCGCATTTATACGTCTATCAAAATCAGCAAATTTTTTGCGTAGATAAGGTAGAATCACCAGACAGCTATTTTATTATCAGCTCCAGAGCCGGCAGCAAGCTGCCCATGCACGCATCCGCGTCAGGCAAGGTTTTTCTTGCTAATATGACGGAAGCCGAGTTCAAGGACGTTTTGCAAAGATACAAATTCACCAAGCTAACCGACCATACAATCATCGATAAAAAAGACCTGCTCCAAAATCTACAGCTGATCAGAGAGCAGGGCTTTGGTGTGGAGGACCAGGAAATTGAGATGGGCGCATATAGTATTGCCGTTCCCGTCAAGGATGCCAAAAGTGAGATTGTCGGCACTATAAGTATGATCGGCTCACTGGCACGCATGAAGGAAAAGGAGGATCGTATCCTTTCCGATTTAATGGAAGCAGCCAAAACCATTTCTGCCCAATTCGGCTACCATTGGAAAGCTTAA
- a CDS encoding Zn-dependent hydrolase → MKEDRLWRRIMELGSIGAHEDSGGVTRLSFTEEERQAKNLVIQYMKEAGLAVREDVIGSVIGRKEGKNPLAPVVLTGSHIDTVPHGGKFDGALGVLAAIEALQHMNEQGIETDHPIEVMAFTDEEGSRFGLGMLGSRALAGTLTLEQLTQTDEQGLTIVEAMRRAGYEPGKLREAAGNPAKVKGYVELHIEQGTVLERNNLSVGIVSGIAGPLWLQFTLTGQAGHAGATPMNARRDPLACASEIMSFIYQETRKVPNAVATVGKIRALPGGVNVIPEQVEFTLDLRDIDESVRNQLEGKVRAYAEQVSREQVIQLEISLLQRVAPAPCSSEIINAAESACQQAGLSPFTLVSGAGHDGMQFTDFCPMGMIFVRSREGISHSPLEWSTPEDCQAGTEVLYHTLFQLAQAR, encoded by the coding sequence ATGAAGGAGGATCGGCTGTGGCGGCGGATTATGGAGCTAGGCTCCATCGGTGCGCATGAAGACAGTGGGGGCGTGACTCGGTTGTCTTTCACTGAGGAAGAGAGACAGGCCAAAAATCTGGTGATCCAATATATGAAGGAAGCGGGTTTGGCTGTACGTGAGGATGTAATAGGCAGCGTGATCGGCCGCAAAGAGGGGAAGAACCCTCTTGCTCCGGTCGTGCTGACAGGCTCACATATTGATACCGTTCCGCATGGCGGCAAGTTTGATGGAGCGCTTGGTGTGCTGGCAGCGATTGAAGCGTTGCAGCACATGAATGAGCAGGGGATTGAAACGGATCATCCGATTGAGGTGATGGCTTTTACCGACGAAGAAGGCTCTCGGTTTGGTTTGGGGATGCTGGGCAGCCGAGCGCTGGCTGGCACGTTGACGTTGGAGCAATTAACACAGACGGATGAGCAAGGTCTTACGATTGTCGAAGCCATGCGCAGGGCAGGATACGAGCCGGGAAAATTGCGCGAAGCCGCAGGGAATCCAGCCAAGGTTAAGGGATATGTAGAGCTTCATATTGAGCAGGGAACCGTATTAGAGCGGAACAACTTGTCGGTAGGGATTGTGTCGGGTATTGCAGGTCCGCTATGGCTGCAATTTACGCTTACAGGCCAGGCAGGTCATGCTGGCGCTACGCCGATGAATGCGAGAAGGGACCCATTGGCCTGTGCGTCGGAGATTATGAGCTTCATTTATCAGGAGACGAGAAAGGTTCCAAACGCGGTCGCTACGGTCGGCAAAATACGGGCGCTGCCCGGAGGAGTCAATGTTATCCCTGAGCAGGTAGAGTTTACTTTGGATCTGCGGGACATCGACGAATCGGTGCGAAATCAGCTGGAAGGTAAAGTCCGGGCTTATGCCGAACAAGTTAGCCGGGAACAAGTCATTCAACTGGAAATTAGCCTGCTGCAAAGAGTGGCACCCGCTCCCTGCTCCAGCGAAATCATAAACGCGGCAGAGTCTGCTTGCCAGCAAGCCGGGCTGAGCCCGTTTACGCTCGTCAGCGGGGCGGGCCACGATGGCATGCAGTTCACCGATTTTTGCCCGATGGGCATGATTTTTGTGCGCTCCCGTGAGGGAATCAGTCATTCCCCGCTGGAGTGGAGCACACCGGAAGATTGCCAAGCAGGCACAGAGGTGCTGTACCATACGCTGTTTCAACTGGCGCAAGCCCGTTAA